Proteins co-encoded in one Opitutus terrae PB90-1 genomic window:
- a CDS encoding PQQ-dependent sugar dehydrogenase: MASAADQSPGRDVNQLYAELCSGCHGERMEGGKGGSLIDGHWQHGGDTEALRRSIRDGYAGAGMPSFRAALNDAEISTLVNFIHETATRTVEPEPKQERPLPAGVQHSEEHAFRIEPVASGFDVPWSLTFLPDRRILVTERVGRLRVIEADGQLNPEPVAGLPTNILVRDEAGLMSVVADPDYAHNGWIYLSYSDRGPNDTAMTKIVRGRLRHGRWIDEQEVFAIDPRDYLPSSVLFGGRLAFAGEYLFFSVGERGMEEGTTGQAQDLRTANGKIHRVFHDGRTPPDNPFVGRDGSLGSIWAYGVRNPQGLAINPRDGAVWETEHGPRGGDELNAIRRGANYGWPVITYGMNYDGTPISDKTAAPGMEQPVINWTPSIAVSQLEFYTGDRFPRWKGNLFIGSLAQQKFIRVVVDGDRVVHREEVFRGLGRVRDIKTGPEGNLYLAIELIGKPGRIVRLVPAG, translated from the coding sequence ATGGCTTCGGCGGCCGATCAAAGCCCCGGTCGGGACGTGAACCAACTTTACGCCGAACTGTGCAGCGGCTGCCACGGCGAGCGCATGGAAGGCGGCAAGGGCGGGAGCCTGATCGACGGTCACTGGCAGCACGGCGGCGACACCGAGGCGCTGCGTCGAAGCATCCGCGACGGTTATGCCGGCGCAGGCATGCCCTCATTCCGCGCCGCGCTCAACGACGCCGAGATCAGCACGCTCGTGAATTTCATCCACGAAACCGCCACGCGCACCGTCGAACCCGAGCCGAAGCAGGAGCGGCCACTGCCGGCAGGCGTGCAGCACAGCGAAGAGCACGCGTTTCGGATCGAACCGGTCGCGAGCGGATTCGATGTGCCGTGGTCGCTGACGTTCCTGCCGGACCGGCGCATCCTGGTCACTGAACGCGTCGGCCGGCTGCGCGTGATCGAAGCAGACGGCCAGCTCAACCCGGAGCCCGTGGCTGGGCTGCCGACGAACATTCTGGTCCGCGACGAAGCCGGGTTGATGTCGGTGGTCGCCGACCCCGATTACGCGCACAACGGCTGGATTTATCTCTCCTACAGCGACCGTGGTCCGAACGACACCGCGATGACGAAAATCGTGCGCGGCCGGCTGCGCCATGGTCGCTGGATCGACGAGCAGGAGGTGTTCGCCATCGACCCGCGCGACTACCTGCCGAGCTCCGTGCTGTTCGGCGGCCGGCTCGCGTTTGCCGGCGAGTATCTGTTCTTCAGCGTGGGTGAGCGTGGAATGGAGGAAGGCACCACCGGCCAGGCGCAGGACCTCCGCACCGCGAACGGAAAAATCCATCGCGTGTTTCATGATGGTCGGACCCCGCCTGACAACCCGTTCGTCGGGCGCGACGGCTCGCTCGGTTCGATCTGGGCCTACGGCGTGCGCAATCCGCAGGGCCTTGCGATCAACCCACGCGACGGCGCCGTATGGGAAACCGAGCACGGCCCGCGTGGCGGCGACGAGCTCAACGCCATCCGGCGCGGCGCAAACTACGGCTGGCCGGTGATCACCTACGGGATGAACTACGACGGCACGCCAATTTCCGACAAAACGGCAGCACCAGGCATGGAGCAGCCGGTGATCAACTGGACGCCGTCGATCGCGGTGAGCCAACTCGAGTTCTACACCGGCGATCGGTTCCCGCGCTGGAAAGGCAATCTGTTCATCGGCTCACTCGCGCAGCAGAAGTTCATCCGGGTCGTCGTGGACGGCGACCGCGTAGTGCACCGCGAGGAGGTGTTTCGAGGGCTGGGTCGCGTGCGCGATATCAAGACTGGTCCGGAAGGGAATCTGTACCTCGCGATCGAGCTGATCGGCAAGCCGGGCCGGATCGTGCGACTGGTGCCGGCGGGATAG
- a CDS encoding hybrid sensor histidine kinase/response regulator yields the protein MSETILIVDDTPANLCVLVETLGAAGYRLMVAEDGEEALAQTAQTVPDLILLDVMMPGIDGFETCRRLRAQPTTADTPVLFMTALNETPDKVKAFAAGGVDYITKPIEHEEALARVRTHLTLRRLRHELAEQLAIKEQFMRIAGHDLRNPVCLILMAVELARRSAGKPELLGEHLTSIADSVAQIRRIIDTFLGIKMPLAGCADAGAVDLALLAAAVARQYAPMAERKQIALSVDAVEQPMVARGDATLAYQALANLVSNALKYTPPHGRVQLGTRLTGEVVRVEVSDSGPGVPAAERDGLFTAGRRLSPRPTADEESHGHGLAIVKQIVAAQGGSVGADFPAGGGSVFWFQLPGAATAERPTLRAR from the coding sequence ATGAGCGAAACGATCCTGATCGTCGATGACACGCCGGCGAATCTGTGCGTGCTGGTGGAGACCCTCGGCGCGGCGGGCTACCGGCTGATGGTTGCGGAGGACGGCGAAGAAGCGCTCGCCCAGACGGCGCAAACCGTGCCGGATTTGATTCTCCTCGATGTGATGATGCCCGGCATCGACGGTTTCGAAACGTGCCGCCGGCTGCGCGCGCAGCCCACGACCGCCGACACGCCCGTGCTGTTCATGACCGCGCTCAACGAAACGCCCGACAAGGTGAAGGCGTTCGCCGCCGGCGGAGTCGATTACATCACCAAGCCGATCGAGCACGAGGAGGCGCTCGCACGCGTGCGCACCCATCTCACGCTGCGGCGGCTGCGGCACGAACTCGCCGAACAGCTTGCCATCAAGGAGCAGTTCATGCGGATCGCCGGGCATGACCTGCGGAATCCCGTGTGCCTGATTCTCATGGCCGTCGAACTGGCGCGACGCAGCGCCGGCAAGCCGGAACTCCTCGGCGAACACCTCACGAGCATCGCCGACTCGGTCGCGCAGATCCGTCGGATCATCGACACCTTTCTCGGCATCAAGATGCCGCTGGCCGGCTGTGCCGATGCCGGCGCGGTGGACCTGGCTCTCCTCGCAGCGGCGGTGGCGCGCCAGTATGCGCCGATGGCCGAACGGAAACAGATCGCGCTGAGCGTCGACGCCGTCGAACAGCCGATGGTGGCGCGCGGCGACGCAACCCTCGCCTATCAGGCCCTGGCGAATCTCGTCAGCAACGCGCTGAAATACACGCCGCCGCACGGTCGCGTGCAGTTGGGCACCCGACTGACGGGCGAGGTGGTGCGTGTTGAGGTGAGCGATTCCGGCCCCGGCGTGCCGGCCGCCGAGCGCGACGGGCTGTTTACCGCGGGGCGACGGTTGTCGCCGCGGCCGACCGCGGACGAGGAAAGCCACGGACACGGGCTCGCGATCGTAAAGCAAATCGTCGCAGCGCAAGGCGGCAGCGTCGGCGCGGATTTCCCCGCGGGCGGCGGCAGCGTGTTCTGGTTTCAGCTGCCGGGCGCCGCCACCGCCGAGCGCCCCACCCTCCGCGCGAGGTAA
- a CDS encoding TrpB-like pyridoxal phosphate-dependent enzyme, with protein MSHPIQFLLRAKEMPTHWYNLLADFPEPLPPPLHPGTKQPATLDDMKAIFPENLIAQEMSAERMIEIPQEVRDVYALYRPTPLLRAVRLEKALKTPAHIYYKYEGVSPAGSHKPNTAIPQAYYNKLAGTKRLATETGAGQWGSSLAMACQVFGLECTVYMVKVSFHQKPYRKLLMQTYGAKVYASPSRHTAFGRKMLAESPDSPGSLGAAISEAIEDTIKNHDTKYALGSVLNHVCLHQTVIGEETMKQMELAGEEPDIIYGCAGGGSNFAGIAFPFLREKIQGKKKFRVVAVEPASCPSLTQGELRYDFGDMAETTPLMMMYTLGHKFMPPSIHAGGLRYHGMAPMVSHCKKLGLIDAVAVTQTKVFEAGVLFARSEGLVPAPESSHAIAAVVDEAIKCREEGKKRVLVFNLSGNGLLDLAAYDTYLSGEMQHPTSGGGA; from the coding sequence ATGAGCCATCCGATCCAATTCCTGCTTCGCGCCAAAGAGATGCCGACGCACTGGTATAACCTGCTCGCGGATTTCCCCGAGCCGCTGCCGCCGCCGCTGCATCCGGGCACGAAGCAGCCCGCGACGTTGGACGACATGAAGGCGATCTTCCCGGAAAACCTGATCGCGCAAGAAATGAGCGCGGAGCGGATGATCGAGATTCCGCAGGAAGTGCGTGACGTTTACGCGCTCTACCGGCCCACGCCGTTGCTCCGCGCGGTTCGGCTCGAAAAGGCGCTCAAGACGCCGGCTCACATTTACTACAAATACGAGGGCGTCAGCCCCGCGGGCAGTCACAAGCCGAACACGGCGATTCCCCAAGCCTACTACAACAAGCTGGCCGGCACGAAACGGCTCGCGACCGAAACCGGCGCCGGCCAGTGGGGCTCGTCGCTCGCGATGGCCTGCCAGGTCTTCGGACTCGAGTGCACCGTCTACATGGTGAAGGTGAGCTTTCACCAGAAGCCCTACCGCAAACTGCTCATGCAGACCTATGGGGCCAAGGTTTACGCGAGCCCGAGCCGGCACACCGCCTTCGGCCGCAAAATGCTCGCGGAGAGTCCGGACTCGCCCGGCAGCCTCGGCGCCGCGATCAGCGAGGCGATCGAGGACACGATCAAAAACCACGACACGAAATACGCGCTCGGCAGCGTGCTGAACCACGTGTGTCTGCACCAGACGGTGATCGGCGAGGAAACGATGAAGCAAATGGAACTCGCCGGCGAGGAGCCCGACATCATCTACGGCTGCGCCGGCGGCGGCAGCAATTTCGCCGGTATCGCGTTTCCGTTCCTGCGCGAAAAAATTCAGGGGAAAAAGAAATTCCGCGTCGTCGCGGTCGAGCCCGCCTCCTGTCCGTCGCTCACCCAGGGCGAACTCCGCTACGATTTCGGCGACATGGCCGAGACCACGCCGCTGATGATGATGTATACGCTCGGCCACAAATTCATGCCGCCGAGCATCCACGCCGGCGGGCTGCGCTACCACGGCATGGCGCCGATGGTGAGCCACTGCAAAAAGCTCGGGTTGATCGACGCCGTCGCGGTGACACAGACGAAGGTCTTCGAAGCCGGCGTGCTGTTTGCGCGTTCCGAAGGACTCGTGCCCGCGCCGGAATCGTCGCACGCCATCGCCGCCGTTGTCGACGAGGCCATCAAGTGCCGCGAGGAAGGAAAGAAGCGCGTGCTCGTCTTCAATCTCAGCGGCAACGGTCTGCTCGATCTCGCAGCCTACGACACGTATCTGTCCGGCGAGATGCAGCACCCGACCAGCGGCGGCGGCGCGTGA
- a CDS encoding methyl-accepting chemotaxis protein, with product MHTFTVGKRITFGFALIILIAVGMGALAVERLLVIRDSAHVIVADCLPGAYLSGRIETEVTSAEMHVRKHILTEDASALGELEAEITANRDRVTQLYKDYEKTVTLAEDRELLKKANAFRPGYLTRRDAVLALSRAAKKKEAAEMAAKELEPYFDTYMAAVQEVVQFNRRNAQADSEQITTAVRTMQLAIGMAVLIAVGLGASAATYIVRGINRALGEVADAMQESSEQVAAAANQVAASSQSLASGSAEQAASLEETSASLEEMASMTKRNAEGAQQAKEFSSQARVAADSGATNMHAMKTAMDEIKTSSNDISHIIKTIDEIAFQTNILALNAAVEAARAGEAGMGFAVVAEEVRSLAQRSAQSARETAEKIAVAIAKTNQGVQLSNVVAQSLDEIVEKSRKVDAFVAEIATASTEQNQGIGQVNSAVGQMDKVTQSNAGGAEETAAAAEELSAQAKVTRENVERLLELVGRRDGKANRRMDAALVITAPASGVSEQRMNGARVSAPTAHPPRSAANHALAEHGSNGGARRRAPVR from the coding sequence ATGCACACCTTCACTGTCGGAAAACGGATCACGTTCGGCTTTGCCCTGATCATATTGATCGCGGTCGGGATGGGCGCTCTCGCGGTCGAGCGCCTCCTGGTCATCCGCGACTCAGCACACGTGATTGTGGCGGATTGTCTGCCGGGAGCGTATTTAAGCGGACGGATTGAGACAGAGGTAACCAGCGCTGAAATGCATGTGCGCAAGCACATCCTAACCGAGGACGCCTCCGCGCTCGGCGAACTGGAAGCCGAGATCACGGCAAACCGCGATCGGGTCACGCAGCTTTATAAGGACTACGAAAAGACCGTCACGCTCGCGGAGGATCGGGAGTTGCTCAAGAAGGCGAATGCGTTCCGCCCCGGCTATCTGACGCGTCGCGACGCGGTGCTGGCGCTCAGCCGTGCAGCCAAGAAGAAGGAAGCCGCGGAAATGGCCGCCAAAGAGCTCGAACCGTATTTCGACACCTACATGGCTGCGGTCCAGGAGGTGGTTCAATTCAATCGCCGCAATGCGCAGGCGGATTCGGAGCAGATCACGACCGCCGTGCGAACGATGCAGCTCGCCATCGGAATGGCCGTGCTGATTGCCGTGGGTCTCGGCGCCTCGGCCGCGACCTACATCGTGCGCGGCATCAACCGGGCGTTGGGCGAAGTGGCTGATGCGATGCAGGAAAGCTCCGAACAAGTGGCGGCGGCGGCCAATCAAGTAGCCGCGTCGAGTCAGTCACTGGCCAGCGGTTCGGCCGAGCAGGCGGCGAGCTTGGAGGAAACGAGTGCCTCGCTCGAGGAGATGGCCAGCATGACCAAGCGCAACGCCGAAGGAGCACAACAGGCGAAGGAATTCTCCAGTCAGGCCCGCGTGGCCGCCGACTCGGGTGCGACCAACATGCACGCCATGAAGACGGCGATGGACGAGATCAAAACGTCTTCCAACGACATTTCCCACATCATCAAGACCATCGACGAGATCGCCTTTCAAACGAACATCCTGGCGCTCAACGCGGCGGTCGAGGCCGCCCGCGCGGGCGAGGCTGGGATGGGCTTCGCGGTGGTGGCCGAGGAGGTCCGCAGCCTCGCCCAGCGCTCGGCGCAGTCTGCGCGCGAGACCGCCGAGAAAATCGCGGTGGCGATCGCCAAGACGAATCAAGGCGTGCAGCTCTCCAACGTCGTCGCCCAGTCCCTCGATGAGATCGTCGAAAAATCGCGCAAGGTCGACGCTTTCGTCGCGGAGATTGCCACCGCATCCACGGAGCAGAATCAAGGTATCGGCCAAGTGAACAGTGCGGTCGGCCAAATGGATAAGGTGACCCAAAGCAATGCTGGCGGAGCTGAGGAAACCGCCGCCGCCGCCGAAGAACTCAGCGCGCAAGCAAAAGTCACCCGCGAAAATGTCGAACGTTTGCTCGAACTGGTGGGTCGCCGGGACGGAAAGGCAAACCGCCGCATGGACGCAGCTTTGGTGATCACGGCGCCAGCGTCTGGTGTTTCAGAGCAGCGGATGAACGGTGCAAGGGTTTCGGCTCCAACGGCACATCCTCCGCGGTCGGCCGCGAATCACGCGTTGGCGGAACACGGTAGCAATGGCGGAGCGAGGCGACGCGCGCCCGTCCGTTGA
- a CDS encoding globin domain-containing protein, which produces MTSREIVLVQESFSKLAPIADQAAALFFVRLFELDPSLRRCCQGEREQQGRGLVRLLASSIHRLARLERLQPALRRLGHRQAAHGTRDEHYAFSGAALLWTLEKALGPEFTPPVKAAWTQFYVVLANAMLDGAHRHELAA; this is translated from the coding sequence ATGACCTCCCGCGAAATCGTCCTCGTCCAGGAGTCCTTCTCCAAACTCGCGCCGATCGCCGATCAGGCGGCCGCGCTGTTCTTCGTCCGTTTGTTCGAACTCGATCCATCGCTCCGCCGATGCTGCCAGGGCGAACGCGAGCAGCAAGGCCGCGGGCTCGTGCGGCTGCTGGCGTCGAGCATCCACCGGCTGGCCCGGCTCGAACGGCTCCAGCCCGCGCTGCGCCGGCTCGGCCACCGCCAGGCGGCCCACGGCACGCGCGACGAACACTACGCGTTCTCCGGCGCCGCGCTGCTGTGGACCCTCGAGAAGGCGCTCGGGCCCGAGTTCACGCCCCCGGTGAAGGCCGCCTGGACCCAGTTCTACGTCGTACTCGCCAACGCCATGCTCGATGGCGCCCACCGTCACGAACTCGCCGCGTAG
- a CDS encoding response regulator transcription factor, with protein sequence MKRILVIDDEAKLRRQFAELLNLEGFAVSEARNGREGVELARRERPDLVMCDITMPEMNGHRVLEALRAEPATSHVPFIFLTGWGEREDVRTGMNLGADDYLVKPVEPADLIAAVQARLRRAQAANPARPAKGEAAPAQLEPLGLTPREAEILFWVAQGKTNPEIATILGIGLTTVKKHLEAVFVKLGVENRTSAAALALEQLG encoded by the coding sequence GTGAAGCGGATCCTGGTGATTGATGACGAGGCCAAACTGCGCCGGCAGTTCGCCGAGTTGCTCAACCTGGAAGGATTCGCGGTCTCTGAAGCGCGCAACGGTCGCGAGGGCGTGGAACTCGCGCGCCGGGAGCGCCCCGATCTGGTGATGTGCGACATCACGATGCCTGAAATGAACGGTCACCGCGTGCTCGAGGCGCTGCGCGCCGAGCCGGCGACCTCGCACGTGCCGTTCATTTTTCTCACCGGCTGGGGCGAACGTGAGGACGTGCGCACGGGAATGAACCTCGGCGCCGACGACTATCTCGTGAAGCCGGTCGAGCCGGCGGATCTGATCGCCGCGGTGCAGGCACGGTTGCGGCGCGCGCAAGCCGCCAACCCCGCGCGGCCGGCGAAAGGTGAGGCCGCGCCCGCACAACTCGAACCGCTTGGGCTCACGCCGCGCGAGGCGGAGATCCTGTTCTGGGTGGCGCAGGGGAAGACGAACCCGGAGATCGCGACGATCCTTGGCATCGGGCTCACCACCGTGAAGAAACACCTCGAGGCGGTGTTCGTGAAACTCGGCGTGGAGAACCGCACCAGCGCCGCCGCGCTCGCGTTGGAACAGCTCGGCTGA
- a CDS encoding DUF5069 domain-containing protein, with the protein MPSKPIPGSTGEVLTELPSPYLPHPGTGLLYLPRFLAKCRYVKAHGALPASYAKNYKRGLDRFLCFHLGIDPAAVEKIVFESATDAEIEEKLKALLPAEVRAAKWNRELVQKGMTPAGQDFLREALTAMGCADRVDEIKSVPDLIDFDEGRIE; encoded by the coding sequence ATGCCATCGAAGCCGATCCCGGGTTCCACCGGCGAAGTCTTGACCGAGCTCCCTTCGCCCTATCTGCCGCATCCGGGCACCGGGCTGCTCTACCTGCCGCGCTTCCTGGCCAAATGCCGTTACGTGAAAGCACACGGCGCGCTGCCGGCCAGCTACGCGAAGAACTACAAGCGCGGGTTGGACCGGTTTCTTTGCTTTCACCTCGGCATTGATCCGGCTGCGGTGGAAAAAATCGTGTTCGAATCTGCCACGGACGCCGAGATCGAGGAGAAGCTCAAAGCGCTGCTCCCTGCCGAGGTGCGGGCGGCGAAGTGGAACCGCGAGCTGGTGCAGAAAGGGATGACGCCAGCGGGGCAGGATTTCCTGCGCGAGGCGTTGACTGCAATGGGCTGCGCAGACCGTGTGGACGAAATCAAGAGCGTGCCCGATCTGATCGATTTCGACGAGGGCCGGATCGAGTGA
- a CDS encoding PAS domain S-box protein: protein MPRPDPPPVPSASPNAASTELARVQEALRVSEASRRESESLFAKTFDANPAFMTIGHVADGRLLEVNPAFERESGYRREEVLGRSTLELNLWVRPEERDEFLRQMRATGSVRDFEANFRAKSGEIRTLLLNADILAGEGPACMLTVGIDITERRRREQVQNATYRISQAALADNDLAAFFAEIHLIIAGLMPARNLYVALLSLDRSLLSFPYFVDERSTAPAPRKPGNGLTEYVLDTAKPLLTTADELTVLLRERGRYQAMGAPAALWLGAPLLVEGRAIGVIAVQDYSNPKAYGEEEQRLLTFVAEQAATVVHRRQIHAAIRQAEEQYRGIFENALEGLYQSSPSGRFLRANSALARMCGYESSEQLLHAINDIGHQIYVDEHRREQFLELAKVHDQVTDFESEIFRRDGSRIWISESVRVVRNSAGELARFEGVAIDITQQREAARALQAAKEAADAASGAKSQFLASVSHELRTPLNGILGYTQILRRDPLLGEKQREGIRVIHESAEHLLVLINDVLDLSKIEAGRIELHPGDFALAEFAAGAERVFAPRAREKNLLLETALAPDLPEFVRGDEARLRQVVFNLLGNAVKFTAQGGVVFSISSSAGGGLRFSVSDTGRGIAAADLSRIFEPFTQVGESTGAATGTGLGLAISRSLVERMGGRLQVESKPGWGSRFWFDLPLPAAASAAPRTAAVQRVTGYDGPIRRVLVVDDNTANRSVMAAMLAPLGFDLLEADDGRAALDAAARAKPDLVLMDLRLPGEIDGLEATRQLRQTAHGSAARIVAVSASAYDIDQQDCRAAGCDAFLAKPFREEDLWRVIGETLSLVWRFADDGGETRTPFVRLPKVPPIAVLDALHELARKGDIVGLRRQLEQLAADDAALAPFVNGLLELAARFKMKAIRQFLERYRAGSTPPIG from the coding sequence ATGCCCCGCCCGGATCCCCCCCCAGTTCCGTCGGCGTCCCCGAATGCTGCCAGCACCGAGCTGGCGCGCGTGCAGGAGGCGCTGCGCGTCAGCGAAGCGAGCCGGCGTGAATCGGAGAGTCTTTTCGCCAAAACCTTCGACGCGAATCCCGCGTTCATGACGATCGGCCACGTCGCCGATGGCCGGTTGCTGGAAGTGAATCCGGCGTTCGAGCGCGAATCCGGCTACCGCCGCGAGGAAGTGCTCGGCCGCTCCACGCTCGAGCTTAATCTGTGGGTGCGCCCGGAGGAACGGGATGAATTTCTCCGCCAGATGCGCGCCACGGGGAGCGTGCGCGATTTCGAGGCGAACTTTCGGGCCAAGTCCGGCGAGATTCGCACGCTGCTGCTCAACGCCGACATCCTCGCCGGTGAAGGCCCGGCGTGCATGCTCACCGTCGGCATCGATATCACGGAACGCCGCCGCCGCGAGCAGGTGCAGAATGCGACGTATCGAATCTCGCAAGCCGCGCTCGCCGACAACGACCTGGCCGCGTTCTTCGCCGAGATTCACCTGATCATCGCCGGACTCATGCCGGCGCGAAATCTCTACGTTGCGCTACTGAGCCTCGACCGCAGCCTCCTGAGCTTCCCGTATTTCGTCGACGAACGCTCGACGGCACCGGCTCCCCGCAAACCCGGCAACGGGTTGACCGAATACGTCCTCGATACCGCCAAGCCGCTGCTCACCACGGCCGACGAGCTCACCGTGCTCCTGCGCGAGCGCGGTCGCTATCAGGCGATGGGCGCGCCAGCTGCGCTCTGGCTCGGCGCCCCGCTGCTGGTCGAAGGCCGCGCGATCGGCGTGATCGCGGTGCAGGATTACTCGAATCCGAAAGCCTATGGCGAGGAGGAGCAGCGGCTGCTCACATTCGTCGCGGAGCAGGCCGCCACCGTCGTGCATCGCCGGCAGATTCACGCCGCCATCCGGCAGGCGGAGGAGCAGTATCGCGGCATCTTCGAAAACGCGCTCGAGGGCCTGTATCAAAGTTCGCCCAGCGGTCGATTTCTTCGCGCCAACTCCGCGCTGGCCCGGATGTGCGGCTACGAATCGTCCGAGCAGCTGCTGCACGCGATCAACGACATCGGCCACCAGATCTACGTCGACGAGCACCGCCGCGAGCAGTTTCTCGAACTGGCGAAGGTTCACGATCAGGTGACCGATTTCGAATCCGAGATTTTCCGGCGCGACGGTTCGCGCATCTGGATTTCGGAGTCGGTGCGGGTGGTCCGCAACTCCGCCGGCGAGTTGGCGCGGTTCGAGGGCGTCGCGATCGACATCACGCAGCAGCGGGAGGCCGCGCGCGCCCTGCAGGCCGCCAAGGAGGCCGCCGACGCGGCGAGTGGCGCGAAGAGCCAGTTCCTCGCCAGCGTCAGCCACGAGCTGCGCACGCCCCTGAACGGCATCCTCGGCTACACGCAGATTCTCCGGCGCGATCCGCTCCTGGGCGAAAAACAGCGCGAGGGCATCCGCGTGATCCACGAGTCCGCCGAGCATCTGCTCGTGCTGATCAACGACGTGCTCGATCTCTCGAAGATCGAGGCGGGCCGGATCGAGCTGCACCCGGGCGATTTCGCGCTGGCAGAATTCGCCGCGGGCGCCGAGCGCGTGTTCGCGCCGCGCGCGCGGGAGAAAAACCTGCTCCTCGAGACCGCGCTCGCCCCGGACCTGCCGGAGTTCGTGCGGGGCGACGAGGCGCGGTTGCGCCAGGTGGTGTTCAACCTGCTGGGCAACGCGGTGAAGTTCACCGCGCAGGGCGGCGTGGTGTTTTCCATTTCTTCGAGCGCCGGCGGAGGGCTGCGGTTTTCGGTAAGCGACACCGGGCGCGGGATCGCCGCCGCTGACCTCTCGCGGATTTTCGAGCCGTTCACCCAGGTCGGTGAGTCCACCGGCGCGGCCACGGGCACCGGCCTCGGGCTCGCGATCAGCCGCAGCCTGGTCGAGCGGATGGGCGGCCGGCTGCAGGTGGAGAGCAAGCCCGGTTGGGGCAGCCGGTTCTGGTTCGACCTGCCGCTGCCCGCCGCCGCCAGCGCCGCGCCGCGCACGGCCGCGGTGCAACGCGTGACCGGGTACGATGGACCGATCCGCCGCGTGCTCGTCGTCGATGATAACACCGCGAATCGTTCCGTCATGGCGGCCATGCTTGCGCCGCTGGGCTTCGATCTGCTGGAAGCCGACGACGGCCGCGCGGCACTCGACGCCGCGGCGCGGGCCAAACCCGATCTCGTGCTGATGGACCTGCGGCTCCCCGGCGAAATCGACGGACTCGAGGCGACGCGACAGCTGCGGCAGACCGCGCATGGCTCCGCGGCGCGGATCGTCGCCGTGTCGGCCAGCGCCTATGACATCGACCAACAGGATTGCCGCGCGGCCGGCTGCGACGCGTTTCTCGCAAAGCCGTTTCGCGAAGAGGACCTCTGGCGCGTGATCGGCGAGACGCTTTCGCTCGTGTGGCGGTTCGCCGACGATGGCGGGGAGACGCGCACGCCGTTCGTGCGATTGCCGAAGGTGCCGCCGATCGCGGTGCTCGACGCGCTGCACGAGCTCGCCCGCAAAGGAGACATCGTCGGCCTGCGCCGGCAGCTGGAGCAACTCGCGGCCGACGACGCGGCGCTGGCGCCGTTCGTGAACGGGCTGCTGGAGCTCGCCGCCCGGTTCAAGATGAAGGCCATCCGGCAGTTTCTCGAACGTTACCGCGCCGGCAGCACGCCGCCGATCGGATGA
- a CDS encoding c-type cytochrome: protein MKPSLPSLPSLILALVTLGAVVTLAFSVRATEPATAASEQGLLVERGSYLVNNVGLCSDCHSPRNERGEFIRELWLQGAALPMQPTVPMPWAAAAPAIAGLPSMTDEQAITFLTTGVRPNGSKPLPPMPEFRFSETDAKAVVAYLRTLGK, encoded by the coding sequence ATGAAGCCCTCCCTGCCCTCCCTGCCCTCCCTGATCCTCGCCCTCGTCACCTTGGGCGCGGTGGTGACGCTCGCGTTCAGCGTGCGTGCCACCGAGCCCGCGACCGCCGCCTCCGAGCAAGGCCTGCTCGTCGAACGTGGCAGCTATCTCGTCAACAACGTCGGGCTCTGCTCCGACTGTCATTCTCCGCGCAATGAGCGCGGTGAATTCATCCGCGAGCTCTGGCTGCAGGGCGCGGCGCTGCCGATGCAGCCGACCGTGCCGATGCCATGGGCGGCGGCGGCGCCGGCGATCGCGGGCCTGCCGAGCATGACCGACGAGCAGGCGATCACCTTCCTCACCACCGGCGTGCGGCCCAATGGCTCCAAGCCGCTGCCGCCCATGCCCGAATTTCGTTTCTCCGAGACCGACGCCAAAGCCGTCGTGGCTTATCTTCGGACCCTCGGCAAATAG